The Exiguobacterium aurantiacum DSM 6208 genome includes a window with the following:
- a CDS encoding DUF402 domain-containing protein, whose protein sequence is MPKRKFANRRDWERILEHRYVQMDVHDEHFSGTVALFQIDAVRAPQYKQHNGEEFIVADAGYAWLQYFPDNEPFGVTVMFDDSGHIVQWYIDIVEAIGYEDGIPYMDDLLLDILVFPNGDVVRKDEDEFEEARLTGELTPELVVTGWRDFEQTLDRIERRDFVYFDLARGHYDELKQML, encoded by the coding sequence ATGCCAAAACGAAAATTTGCTAATCGACGGGACTGGGAGCGGATTCTTGAACACCGCTATGTCCAGATGGACGTCCATGACGAACATTTCTCAGGGACGGTCGCCTTGTTTCAAATCGATGCGGTCCGGGCCCCGCAGTATAAGCAACATAACGGAGAGGAATTCATCGTGGCCGACGCCGGTTATGCATGGCTCCAATATTTTCCGGACAATGAACCGTTCGGGGTGACGGTCATGTTTGATGATTCGGGCCACATCGTCCAGTGGTACATCGATATCGTCGAGGCGATTGGCTATGAGGACGGAATTCCCTATATGGACGACTTGTTGCTCGACATTTTAGTGTTCCCGAACGGAGACGTCGTCCGAAAAGACGAAGATGAATTCGAGGAAGCACGGTTGACGGGCGAATTGACACCAGAACTCGTCGTCACCGGCTGGCGTGACTTCGAACAGACGCTCGACCGTATCGAGCGCCGTGACTTCGTCTACTTTGATTTGGCGAGAGGGCATTACGACGAGCTGAAGCAAATGCTTTGA
- a CDS encoding saccharopine dehydrogenase family protein: protein MKWMIYGANGYTGELIARQAVKEGMAPVLAGRSAEAIERLGEELECETRVFSLSFDQAKQELADIDLVLHCAGPFADTSQTMVEACLASKTHYLDITGEIEVFEYIHSKKRVKLAQEAGVLLCSGVGFDVIPTDCVARKLKELMPDATTLALGFSAAAGISRGTMKTAIRGLGSSSAERKDGKLSPFPLGAKRRRIDFGRGKKTAIAIPWGDVSTAYYTTGVPNITTWVPVPPVYAYGARLLSWFGPILGSDAVQGKLLRYVDEHVSGPDESERGRSSTYVWGEATNEEGRKVIVRIKTASTYAFTVYGALEVVKRLISAKPVIPGSFTPAMLFGSHFIEEIEGSSSFVVDEVRL, encoded by the coding sequence ATGAAATGGATGATTTATGGGGCGAACGGCTATACGGGCGAACTGATTGCCCGCCAAGCAGTGAAGGAAGGGATGGCACCGGTGCTCGCAGGACGGAGCGCGGAAGCGATTGAACGGCTCGGAGAAGAGCTCGAGTGTGAGACACGTGTGTTCAGTCTGTCGTTCGACCAAGCGAAACAAGAACTGGCCGATATCGATCTCGTGCTACATTGCGCCGGACCGTTCGCTGACACGAGTCAGACGATGGTCGAGGCATGCCTCGCCTCGAAAACGCATTACCTCGATATTACCGGGGAAATCGAGGTGTTCGAATACATCCACTCGAAGAAACGGGTCAAACTCGCGCAAGAAGCCGGCGTGTTATTGTGCTCGGGTGTCGGGTTCGATGTCATCCCGACCGATTGTGTGGCGCGAAAGCTGAAAGAGCTCATGCCGGATGCGACGACCCTGGCTCTCGGGTTCTCGGCTGCTGCGGGCATTTCGCGCGGGACGATGAAAACGGCGATCCGTGGGCTTGGTTCGAGCAGTGCCGAGCGGAAAGACGGGAAACTGTCGCCATTCCCACTCGGGGCGAAACGACGACGGATCGACTTTGGGCGCGGGAAGAAAACGGCGATCGCGATTCCGTGGGGCGACGTCTCGACCGCGTACTACACGACAGGTGTTCCGAACATCACGACGTGGGTCCCCGTGCCGCCCGTGTATGCTTATGGGGCGCGCCTGTTGTCGTGGTTCGGGCCGATCCTCGGCAGTGACGCGGTGCAAGGCAAACTGTTGCGTTACGTCGATGAACACGTCAGTGGACCGGATGAGTCCGAGCGCGGGCGTTCCTCGACGTACGTTTGGGGCGAGGCCACAAACGAAGAGGGGCGTAAAGTCATTGTCCGCATCAAGACGGCGAGCACGTATGCCTTCACCGTTTATGGTGCGCTCGAGGTCGTGAAGCGGCTCATCAGCGCGAAGCCGGTCATTCCAGGCAGTTTCACACCGGCGATGTTGTTCGGCTCGCACTTTATCGAAGAGATCGAAGGCTCGTCGTCGTTCGTCGTGGACGAGGTGCGGCTGTAA
- a CDS encoding YcxB family protein, whose product MHIQYELTEDDYIRFNLSHIQRSKTGKRMLFLQRIIGPIVFLGAAFVWTTWLQETDWWLYGVQGIAGILWFLYYPKYFERHVRKQTRRLIDERSNEGMIGPHTMELDENGLRDQNEFGETRVTWAGIKEIVEEDDYVYLYNASVSAYILPKRGQDMEEVRRWLPAR is encoded by the coding sequence ATGCATATCCAATATGAATTGACAGAAGACGACTATATCCGGTTCAACTTGAGCCATATCCAACGGTCGAAAACAGGCAAGCGAATGCTGTTCCTGCAGCGAATCATCGGACCGATTGTCTTTCTAGGGGCTGCCTTCGTTTGGACGACATGGCTTCAAGAGACGGACTGGTGGCTGTATGGTGTACAAGGCATTGCGGGTATATTGTGGTTTCTATATTACCCGAAATACTTTGAACGGCACGTCCGGAAGCAAACACGTCGGCTCATCGATGAACGCAGTAACGAAGGGATGATTGGTCCGCATACGATGGAATTGGATGAGAACGGTCTGCGTGATCAAAACGAGTTCGGTGAGACAAGGGTGACTTGGGCCGGGATCAAGGAAATAGTCGAGGAAGACGATTATGTGTACTTATATAACGCTTCGGTCAGCGCCTATATTTTGCCTAAGCGTGGACAAGACATGGAAGAGGTGCGCCGATGGCTGCCGGCTCGCTGA
- the thiW gene encoding energy coupling factor transporter S component ThiW, with amino-acid sequence MRIQQLTWMAMLVAIAIIGSLFISIPTGVARAFPIQHMVNVIAAVTVGPLGAVLVAFVTGLVRVMTGTGSLLAFPGGMIGALLAGIFYMRTNRVAFAALGEIIGTGVIASLIAVPYAKILMGSEFGALFFFPAFLASSVTGALLGWIVLARVKQLRPVLKQ; translated from the coding sequence ATGCGTATTCAACAACTCACTTGGATGGCAATGCTCGTCGCCATCGCCATCATCGGCTCACTGTTCATCTCAATTCCGACCGGGGTGGCCCGAGCTTTCCCGATTCAACATATGGTGAACGTCATCGCGGCCGTCACCGTCGGCCCGCTCGGTGCCGTCCTCGTCGCTTTCGTGACCGGACTCGTTCGCGTCATGACGGGCACCGGTTCGCTACTCGCGTTCCCTGGCGGCATGATCGGCGCGCTTCTGGCCGGTATCTTTTATATGAGGACGAACCGCGTCGCCTTCGCCGCACTCGGTGAAATCATCGGTACGGGCGTGATTGCCTCACTCATCGCCGTACCTTACGCGAAAATCTTGATGGGGTCTGAGTTCGGCGCGCTCTTCTTTTTCCCGGCCTTCCTCGCCTCGAGCGTGACCGGCGCCTTGCTCGGTTGGATCGTGCTCGCTCGTGTCAAACAGCTGCGTCCTGTCCTCAAACAATAA
- a CDS encoding VOC family protein: MKQIHHLCIQTPDYEASKRFYEALGFELVQESPDFHTRAFNSWLKLGDFYIELQTAKQDETLTPYSKHVAGPVHFALYVDDLEAEVRRLEALDVPFLPKQGGNIYFVVDGYLSKLKAPEGTIIELRDSFLIK, translated from the coding sequence ATGAAACAAATCCACCATCTCTGCATCCAAACGCCCGACTATGAGGCATCCAAACGATTCTACGAAGCACTCGGCTTCGAGCTCGTCCAGGAGTCACCCGACTTTCATACCCGTGCGTTCAACAGCTGGCTCAAGCTCGGCGACTTTTACATCGAGCTCCAGACGGCAAAACAAGACGAGACGTTGACCCCCTATTCGAAACACGTGGCCGGCCCTGTCCATTTCGCTCTGTACGTAGACGACCTCGAGGCAGAAGTGCGACGGCTCGAGGCACTCGATGTCCCGTTCTTACCGAAACAGGGCGGCAACATCTACTTCGTCGTCGACGGCTATTTAAGTAAATTGAAAGCCCCGGAAGGCACAATCATCGAACTTCGGGACTCGTTTTTAATCAAGTGA
- a CDS encoding VOC family protein → MITQPIIPCIWFEGDVERIAEWYVSVFPDSFVDYTTTLTDTPSGKTTIVTLSLSGQFFQLLGAGPLKERNPSISYMVTFPTSEEVETLWNELMEGAEVLMPLDTYDFSERYGWLKDKHGVSWQIMHSGGMDIQTVTPCLLFVGDVFGQAEAALNDWVSIFPDSYVLEDHLIRYGAADGPEVEGKLNYARFVLSGREFVAMDSAADHQFAFNEMQSLIAFCETQDEIDDYWEKLSAVPEAEQCGWLKDRYGVSWQIVPWAMEEMMTTGTKEQLARVTEAFLPMKKIDVATLRKVY, encoded by the coding sequence ATGATTACGCAACCGATTATCCCGTGCATTTGGTTCGAAGGCGATGTCGAGCGCATCGCCGAATGGTACGTGTCGGTATTTCCAGATTCGTTCGTCGACTATACGACGACACTTACCGATACGCCGTCAGGCAAGACGACGATTGTCACGCTGTCGCTGTCGGGCCAGTTTTTCCAACTGCTCGGCGCCGGCCCGCTGAAAGAGCGCAACCCGTCCATCTCCTACATGGTCACGTTCCCGACGTCGGAAGAAGTCGAGACGCTGTGGAACGAGCTTATGGAGGGGGCAGAGGTGCTCATGCCGCTCGACACGTATGACTTCAGCGAGCGCTACGGCTGGTTGAAAGACAAACACGGTGTGTCGTGGCAGATCATGCATAGCGGCGGGATGGACATCCAGACCGTGACGCCGTGTCTCTTGTTCGTCGGTGACGTGTTCGGTCAGGCCGAAGCGGCACTGAATGACTGGGTTTCCATCTTCCCGGATTCGTACGTGCTCGAAGACCATCTGATTCGTTACGGAGCGGCGGACGGCCCGGAAGTGGAAGGGAAGCTTAACTATGCCCGCTTCGTCTTGTCCGGCCGCGAATTTGTCGCCATGGATAGCGCGGCGGACCATCAGTTCGCGTTCAACGAGATGCAGTCGCTGATCGCGTTTTGTGAAACGCAAGACGAGATTGATGACTATTGGGAGAAGCTGTCGGCCGTCCCGGAAGCGGAACAGTGTGGCTGGCTTAAAGACCGATATGGCGTCTCGTGGCAAATCGTGCCGTGGGCGATGGAAGAGATGATGACGACCGGAACAAAAGAGCAATTGGCGCGCGTGACCGAAGCATTCTTGCCGATGAAAAAGATCGATGTGGCGACGCTCCGGAAAGTCTACTAA
- a CDS encoding MarR family winged helix-turn-helix transcriptional regulator, translated as MEERQALKAITVLFRASQSIQDVVKHEVAAYGLNPTEFSVLELLYHKGDQPIQTIGKKVLLSSGSMTYIVDRLEAKGYLMRKACPSDRRVTYAALTTQGIELMERIFPVHEQRMNELFDGITLNETINHLKTVGKRAEASKKFN; from the coding sequence ATGGAAGAACGGCAAGCATTAAAAGCGATCACCGTCTTGTTTCGGGCCTCGCAGTCGATTCAAGACGTCGTTAAACACGAAGTCGCCGCCTACGGGCTGAACCCGACCGAATTCTCAGTACTTGAGCTGCTGTACCATAAAGGCGACCAGCCGATTCAAACGATCGGCAAGAAAGTGTTGCTCTCGAGCGGGAGCATGACGTACATCGTCGATCGGCTCGAAGCGAAAGGTTACTTGATGCGCAAAGCCTGTCCGAGCGACCGGCGCGTCACGTATGCGGCGCTGACGACGCAAGGAATCGAGCTGATGGAGCGGATCTTTCCGGTTCATGAACAGCGGATGAACGAACTGTTTGACGGAATTACGTTGAATGAAACGATTAACCATTTGAAGACGGTCGGCAAACGAGCCGAGGCGTCAAAAAAATTTAACTAA
- a CDS encoding GNAT family N-acetyltransferase, translating into MITLQPITEQNWYACCQLTLSDEQQAYMEPNAISLLQAMYEPTLRAHAIYEDETMVGFLMYNTVLEELDARWVYRIMVDHAHQGQGIGRKATELMLEEMVQLGTEPIVVGYHPDNTGAHRLYECLGFVDEGDRFGREMAVIRRT; encoded by the coding sequence ATGATCACACTGCAACCGATCACAGAACAAAACTGGTATGCGTGCTGTCAGCTCACGTTGAGTGACGAGCAGCAAGCTTACATGGAACCGAACGCGATCTCGCTGCTACAGGCGATGTATGAACCGACGCTACGGGCGCACGCGATTTACGAGGACGAGACGATGGTCGGTTTCCTCATGTATAACACGGTGCTCGAAGAGTTGGACGCGCGCTGGGTGTATCGCATTATGGTCGACCATGCGCATCAAGGGCAAGGGATCGGGCGCAAGGCGACCGAACTCATGCTTGAAGAGATGGTGCAGCTTGGAACGGAACCGATCGTCGTCGGCTATCATCCTGACAACACGGGAGCGCATCGATTATATGAATGCTTAGGCTTTGTCGACGAAGGCGATCGTTTCGGCCGTGAGATGGCGGTCATTCGCCGTACGTGA
- a CDS encoding ring-cleaving dioxygenase — MNHVKGIHHVTAITSSAEKNYDFFTNVLGMRLVKKTVNQDDIQTYHLFFADDKGSAGTDMTFFDFPGIPKGVHGTNEIAKTSFRVPTDEALTYWVRRFDRLDVKHEGIKEQFGKKTLSFVDFDEQAYQLISDEFNTGVASGEPWQNGPVPLEYAITGLGPIFIRIADFTYFKQVMEQVMLFEEIGQEGDAHLFEGGEGGNGAQVIVIHDETSPVARQGFGTVHHVAFRVDDRSVLDEWTARLQQFGLPTSGYVDRFFFESSYARVAPQILFEWATDGPGFMGDEPYETVGEKLSLPPFLEPKREQIEAMVRPIDTVRSTKTFEKEYEGMR, encoded by the coding sequence ATGAACCATGTAAAAGGAATTCACCACGTCACCGCCATCACGAGCAGTGCCGAGAAAAACTACGACTTCTTTACGAACGTCCTTGGGATGCGTCTCGTTAAAAAGACGGTCAACCAAGACGACATTCAGACGTATCACTTATTTTTTGCCGATGACAAAGGCAGCGCCGGGACGGACATGACGTTCTTCGACTTTCCGGGTATCCCGAAAGGTGTGCACGGGACGAACGAGATCGCTAAGACGTCATTTCGCGTCCCGACCGATGAGGCGCTCACGTATTGGGTACGCCGCTTCGACCGTCTCGATGTGAAACATGAAGGTATCAAGGAACAGTTTGGCAAGAAGACGCTCTCGTTCGTCGATTTTGACGAGCAGGCGTACCAACTCATCTCGGACGAGTTCAACACGGGTGTCGCCTCAGGCGAGCCGTGGCAAAACGGGCCGGTCCCGCTCGAGTACGCTATCACAGGACTCGGACCGATTTTCATCCGGATCGCGGACTTTACGTATTTCAAACAAGTGATGGAGCAAGTCATGTTGTTCGAAGAAATCGGGCAAGAAGGCGACGCGCATCTCTTTGAAGGAGGTGAGGGTGGAAACGGGGCGCAAGTCATCGTCATCCATGACGAGACGTCACCAGTCGCGCGCCAAGGGTTCGGCACGGTGCACCACGTCGCTTTCCGCGTCGATGACCGCAGCGTCCTCGATGAATGGACGGCACGACTTCAGCAGTTCGGGTTACCGACATCAGGCTATGTCGACCGCTTCTTCTTTGAATCGTCTTACGCACGGGTCGCGCCGCAAATCCTATTCGAATGGGCAACGGACGGACCAGGATTCATGGGCGATGAGCCATATGAGACGGTCGGGGAGAAATTGTCACTCCCGCCGTTTTTAGAACCAAAACGGGAACAGATCGAAGCGATGGTTCGACCGATCGATACGGTCAGAAGTACAAAAACGTTTGAGAAAGAATATGAGGGCATGAGATGA
- a CDS encoding LTA synthase family protein — translation MKYLDYWTYMILSLLKLYLFSVLTTSAFTFHFFLVNVGMILMMTSWALLVRPNVRRWILLASLFLHSTLLISDAWYYRYFGNVLSVALLSDAGQMGDVGGGFLTLIQATDFLFFADLLVFGALVMYQKRHPIRETRGLRMAGIGFLAGVVLYSVPLYVNYPPDDRTTISNMREYYKYGFWGYHGLDAARGIRDGAGLGKSLTDVDQSNVSALSQATVSASSDTNVIVVQLESFQTSLIGQVINGQDVTPNLNALRDEMLYFPNVYHQTHEGRTSDAEFTVNTSLYPVKSGSVYTQYADHTFDALPERLKAAGYDTAAMHAFDKTFWNRDNFYDNIGFNHFFSAENYPDGEVIGMALNDQDFLTESVRFMETLEQPFYSFVVALTSHTPYDIPDREKRLDLSGYDDPLLQNYYHTVHYVDTAVGLMVDMLKANGMWDDTLVVFYGDHDNGLTAPGDEMAEKEGATSVTEVFTLDRAVPLYIKPAGLARGEVMQASGGQLDFAPTILELLGMTPGYMLGSSLLDDEPNLTVFRNGSFRYDDVYFAPDLTKPFGAGTCYAIDSGDELPFDACAPYIDDAADQLRLSDTIVEKDALSEFTQTDKQAAPN, via the coding sequence ATGAAATATCTCGATTATTGGACTTACATGATTCTCTCGCTCCTCAAGCTCTATTTATTCAGTGTGCTGACGACGAGCGCATTCACGTTCCACTTCTTCCTCGTCAACGTCGGCATGATTCTCATGATGACGAGCTGGGCGTTACTCGTTCGACCGAACGTTCGCAGATGGATCCTCCTCGCCTCGCTATTTTTACATAGCACCTTGCTCATCTCGGACGCTTGGTATTACCGCTATTTCGGAAACGTCTTGTCGGTCGCGCTCTTGTCAGACGCCGGCCAGATGGGTGACGTCGGCGGTGGGTTCTTGACGTTGATTCAGGCGACCGATTTCCTCTTTTTCGCCGACTTACTCGTTTTCGGGGCACTCGTGATGTATCAAAAGCGTCACCCGATTCGTGAGACGAGAGGGCTGCGGATGGCCGGGATCGGCTTTTTGGCCGGAGTCGTGCTGTATAGCGTCCCACTTTACGTCAATTATCCACCGGACGACCGGACGACCATCTCGAACATGCGTGAGTACTATAAATACGGATTTTGGGGTTATCACGGCTTAGACGCGGCGCGTGGCATCCGTGACGGAGCCGGACTCGGGAAGTCGTTGACTGACGTCGACCAGTCCAACGTCTCCGCCTTATCCCAGGCGACCGTGAGCGCCTCGTCCGACACGAACGTCATCGTCGTCCAACTCGAGTCGTTTCAGACGTCCCTGATTGGCCAAGTCATCAACGGTCAAGACGTGACACCGAATTTGAACGCGCTCCGCGACGAGATGCTTTATTTCCCGAACGTCTATCACCAGACACATGAGGGCCGGACATCGGATGCGGAGTTCACCGTCAACACGTCGCTCTACCCGGTCAAGTCGGGATCCGTCTACACCCAGTACGCCGACCACACGTTCGACGCCTTGCCTGAACGATTGAAAGCAGCCGGTTACGACACGGCGGCGATGCACGCGTTTGATAAGACGTTCTGGAATCGGGATAACTTTTACGACAATATCGGCTTCAATCACTTCTTCTCCGCAGAGAACTACCCAGACGGTGAGGTAATCGGGATGGCGCTCAACGACCAAGACTTCTTGACGGAGTCCGTCCGTTTCATGGAGACGCTCGAGCAGCCATTCTATTCGTTCGTCGTCGCCTTGACGAGCCATACGCCGTATGACATCCCGGACCGTGAGAAACGGCTCGACTTGTCCGGCTATGACGATCCGCTCCTCCAAAACTATTATCACACCGTCCACTATGTCGATACGGCCGTCGGGTTGATGGTCGACATGTTGAAAGCGAACGGCATGTGGGATGACACGCTCGTCGTGTTTTACGGCGACCACGACAACGGGTTGACCGCCCCTGGCGACGAGATGGCCGAAAAAGAGGGCGCGACGTCCGTCACCGAGGTCTTTACGCTCGACCGGGCAGTACCGCTCTATATCAAACCGGCCGGGCTCGCACGTGGCGAAGTGATGCAAGCGAGCGGCGGTCAACTCGACTTCGCCCCGACCATCCTCGAGTTGCTCGGGATGACACCCGGCTATATGCTCGGAAGTTCGCTCCTCGACGACGAGCCCAACTTGACCGTGTTCCGAAACGGCTCGTTCCGTTACGACGATGTCTACTTCGCCCCGGATTTGACGAAACCGTTCGGCGCCGGCACGTGTTATGCAATCGATTCAGGAGACGAGCTGCCGTTCGACGCCTGCGCGCCGTATATCGATGATGCGGCAGACCAGTTACGTCTATCCGACACCATCGTCGAAAAAGACGCCTTATCCGAATTTACACAAACCGACAAACAAGCCGCCCCGAACTAA
- a CDS encoding GNAT family N-acetyltransferase gives MAAGSLTIQIIDDTNREAVIGLTVATEQSRFIETNAESLREMEVDVKYAWTCYALCLNERPVGFMMIGAENKVDRYVWLDRFMIDAHEQGQGLGSRFLQLALVWIQDRFDVDDIVLSLHPTNELAKHFYQRGGFVDSGRIDEWNGEEIWVYHVKQGQPS, from the coding sequence ATGGCTGCCGGCTCGCTGACGATACAGATTATTGATGACACGAATCGGGAAGCCGTCATCGGCTTGACCGTCGCTACGGAGCAGTCCCGCTTTATTGAAACGAACGCGGAATCGCTACGCGAGATGGAAGTCGACGTCAAGTACGCCTGGACGTGCTATGCACTTTGCCTCAACGAGCGACCGGTCGGCTTTATGATGATCGGGGCGGAGAACAAAGTCGACCGCTACGTGTGGCTCGACCGCTTTATGATAGATGCGCATGAGCAAGGACAGGGGCTTGGATCTCGCTTTCTACAGTTGGCGCTCGTCTGGATCCAGGACCGATTTGATGTAGATGATATCGTCCTTAGTCTCCATCCGACAAATGAACTAGCGAAGCATTTTTATCAACGAGGTGGATTTGTCGATAGCGGTCGCATCGACGAATGGAACGGGGAAGAGATTTGGGTGTATCACGTCAAACAGGGACAACCGTCATAA
- a CDS encoding NADPH-dependent FMN reductase has translation MSFLNRLFGKEEPANLQGGTTMLKIGIVLGSTREGRVSPQVGEWVKELADKRGDANYEIIDIADYSLPLLGEPGGDATGAAAWSEKIAEMDGFVFIVQEYNHSITGALKNALDYLRNEWHNKAAGIVSYGSVGGARATEHLRGVLSELLIAHVRVHPALSLFTDFENGTHFAPKDVQVQSVNDMLDQLVPWTEAMQTVRTKAAEATEAANN, from the coding sequence ATGAGCTTTTTGAATCGTTTGTTTGGAAAAGAAGAACCAGCCAACTTACAAGGAGGAACTACTATGTTGAAAATTGGAATCGTACTCGGATCGACTCGTGAAGGACGCGTCAGCCCGCAAGTCGGAGAATGGGTGAAAGAACTTGCAGACAAACGCGGTGACGCGAACTATGAAATCATCGATATCGCCGACTACAGCTTGCCGCTCCTCGGGGAGCCGGGCGGCGACGCGACAGGTGCCGCGGCATGGTCTGAAAAAATCGCGGAGATGGACGGTTTCGTCTTCATCGTCCAAGAGTACAACCACTCGATCACAGGCGCACTCAAAAACGCCCTCGATTACTTACGCAACGAATGGCACAACAAAGCGGCCGGTATCGTCTCGTACGGTTCGGTCGGCGGTGCCCGTGCGACGGAACACTTACGCGGTGTGTTAAGCGAGCTGTTGATCGCCCACGTCCGAGTCCATCCGGCGCTCTCGCTCTTCACAGACTTCGAGAACGGCACACATTTCGCGCCGAAAGACGTCCAAGTCCAGTCGGTGAACGATATGCTCGACCAGCTCGTCCCATGGACAGAAGCAATGCAGACGGTCCGCACGAAAGCGGCAGAAGCAACAGAAGCTGCGAACAACTAA
- a CDS encoding tetratricopeptide repeat protein, whose translation MKQIDIDTWPRKKHYEFFKAFDAPHFNVTATLDVTKLHTHAKTTGQSFFKLFLYGAVKTANAIPELRFRMRGDAVVEHDVVHPSFTVMMDDDVFNFCTVSYKEAFPEFVEDVTARMEEAKQNVHVGDEESDDLLYITSVPWVSFTSISHPTHDQQHDSVPRIAWGKFMPSGERMMMPLSIQAHHALVDGVHVGRYYERLQVWLDDLADLQVPTRVEEKGLDEAIRLRENGELERAKQLFIMLLRQDEKNPRLHAHCAWCYDSLGEERQAVPHYERAIRLGLTGDELRETYIGLGSTYRALGRYEDAEELFTKAIDQFPDIAALKVFRAMTHYNLGRHQEATGALLELLASPETDDSIKRYRRAIAFYARNLDETYD comes from the coding sequence ATGAAACAGATTGACATCGATACGTGGCCACGAAAGAAGCATTACGAGTTTTTCAAGGCGTTCGACGCCCCACATTTCAACGTGACGGCGACGCTCGACGTCACAAAATTACATACGCATGCGAAGACGACCGGACAATCGTTTTTCAAGCTGTTCTTATATGGTGCGGTCAAAACGGCGAATGCAATCCCGGAGCTTCGCTTTCGGATGCGCGGCGACGCGGTCGTCGAGCATGACGTCGTCCACCCATCGTTCACTGTCATGATGGATGACGATGTCTTCAATTTTTGCACGGTGTCTTATAAAGAGGCGTTCCCGGAATTCGTGGAGGACGTGACAGCGCGGATGGAAGAGGCGAAGCAAAACGTCCATGTCGGCGACGAGGAGTCTGACGACCTTCTTTACATCACGAGCGTGCCATGGGTATCGTTCACGAGCATCAGTCATCCGACGCATGACCAACAACACGACAGTGTACCGCGTATCGCCTGGGGCAAGTTTATGCCAAGCGGTGAGCGCATGATGATGCCGCTCTCGATTCAAGCCCATCACGCGCTCGTCGACGGGGTGCATGTCGGTCGTTACTATGAACGGCTTCAAGTGTGGCTTGACGATTTGGCTGATCTCCAAGTCCCGACGCGGGTAGAAGAGAAAGGGCTCGACGAGGCGATTCGCCTCCGTGAGAACGGTGAACTCGAGCGGGCCAAACAATTGTTCATCATGTTGCTCCGGCAAGATGAGAAAAACCCACGCCTTCACGCCCATTGCGCCTGGTGTTATGACTCGCTCGGGGAAGAGCGGCAAGCCGTCCCGCACTACGAGCGGGCGATTCGCCTCGGCCTTACCGGAGACGAACTTCGGGAGACGTATATCGGTCTCGGCAGCACGTATCGGGCGCTCGGCCGCTATGAGGACGCCGAGGAGTTGTTCACGAAAGCGATCGACCAATTCCCGGACATCGCGGCGCTCAAAGTGTTCCGGGCGATGACACACTATAACCTCGGACGCCATCAAGAGGCGACCGGCGCGCTCCTCGAGCTGCTCGCGAGCCCTGAAACGGATGACAGCATTAAACGATACCGTCGCGCCATCGCGTTTTATGCGCGCAATCTCGACGAGACGTACGATTAA